From Spiroplasma endosymbiont of Amphimallon solstitiale:
CTAATTACAATATTTTCTTAATCTTTTATATTTATTGATTATTAGATAAAATAAAAAAACAAAAATTAATAAATTAAATGCTAATTAAATTTAATATTAAACATTATTTATCTTTAAAAACTTTTTTAAAAATATAATCAACATTTATTAAAAAAATATTATTATTACAACATTCATTTAACTGTTCACTAGTTAAATATTGATTAATACTATTCTTTATTAATACATCTTTAAAATTAATCATTTTATTTTGTGCTTCTAAAGTGCACTTTTGAATAAAATCATAAGCAATTTCACGTGTTATTTTTGGATTATTTTTAATAATAGCCAATAAAACTACTTGTGAAAAATAAAGTTCATTAGCTTTAGCAATATTATTTGCCATGGCACTAGTATTAATTACTAAATTATCTAAAATATTTGTCATTCTATTAATAATAAAATCTAATATATGATAAATATCAGGTAACATAATGCGTTCATTAGAACTATGTGAGATATCACGTTCATACCATAATAAATTATTCTCATATACTATACTATTATAACTTCGAACTAATCTTGCTAAACCACAAATATTTTCAGAACCAATTGGATTTTTTTTATGTGGCATTGAACTTGAACCTTTTTGTGAAATAGAAAATCCTTCTAAAAGTTCATTAACTTCGCTACGTTGACTCAAACGAATTTCTAAAGCTATTTTTTCAATTGTTGTAGCAATTGAACTTAATTGTGTAATTAAAAAAATCAAACGATCACGTTGTACTACCTGGGTAGCACAACTGTCAACTTCCATTTTTCATTTTTTGGCAATAAATTCACTAACTTTTGGCGAAATATGAACAAAATTACCCATAGCACCCGTAATCTTAATAACTTCAACTTGTTTTCTTGCTAATTCCAACCTTACTAACTGTCTATTTATTTCATCGTATCATAAAGCAAATTTTAATCCTAATGAAGTTGGTTCACCAAAAATACCATGACTGCGACCAATTACTAATTGATTTTTATATTTAAACGCTAACTCTTTTAATTTCAATTGTAAAGTAATTAAAGCTTTTTCAATAATTTCATTTGAAAATTTTATTTGTAGATTTTGGACACTATCAACCATATCAGTTGAAGTTAAACCATAATGAATCCAACGACTTTCAGTTTTTAAGTTAGCACTTAACATTCTAGTAAAAGCAACTACATCATGCTTAGTTTCTAATTCTAATTTATTCATTAATTCAATATCTAACTTAGCATTTTTTTTAATTAATTGAAAATCTTTAAGAGGAATTATATTTAAATGTTGTAATGATTCACAAACATCAATTTGAAAATTCATTCATAAGTTTAAACGATTTTTCATATTTCAAATATTAGTCATTGCTTTTGTTTCGTAACGTTTAATCATTTTTACCCCTTAATAAATATAGTTTGTTTACGATCTGAACCAACAGAAAATATTCTAATTGGAACACCCACCAACTCACTAATTTTTTTTAAATAATTTTTAGCATTTTCTGGTAATTCATC
This genomic window contains:
- the purB gene encoding adenylosuccinate lyase — encoded protein: MIKRYETKAMTNIWNMKNRLNLWMNFQIDVCESLQHLNIIPLKDFQLIKKNAKLDIELMNKLELETKHDVVAFTRMLSANLKTESRWIHYGLTSTDMVDSVQNLQIKFSNEIIEKALITLQLKLKELAFKYKNQLVIGRSHGIFGEPTSLGLKFALWYDEINRQLVRLELARKQVEVIKITGAMGNFVHISPKVSEFIAKKWKMEVDSCATQVVQRDRLIFLITQLSSIATTIEKIALEIRLSQRSEVNELLEGFSISQKGSSSMPHKKNPIGSENICGLARLVRSYNSIVYENNLLWYERDISHSSNERIMLPDIYHILDFIINRMTNILDNLVINTSAMANNIAKANELYFSQVVLLAIIKNNPKITREIAYDFIQKCTLEAQNKMINFKDVLIKNSINQYLTSEQLNECCNNNIFLINVDYIFKKVFKDK